The proteins below are encoded in one region of Methanosarcina barkeri 3:
- a CDS encoding LSm family protein, which translates to MANRPLDILNNALDTPVIVRLKGAREFRGELKGYDIHMNLVLDNAEELREGEVVSKFSSVVIRGDNVVYVSP; encoded by the coding sequence ATGGCAAACCGACCTCTGGATATTTTGAACAACGCACTGGATACACCTGTAATCGTTAGATTGAAAGGCGCACGCGAGTTTAGAGGCGAACTGAAAGGATACGATATTCACATGAACCTCGTGCTTGACAATGCTGAAGAACTAAGAGAAGGAGAAGTTGTAAGTAAGTTTAGCAGTGTCGTTATTCGCGGTGACAACGTGGTATACGTATCTCCGTAA
- a CDS encoding PGF-pre-PGF domain-containing protein has translation MKIKKYQLIAILLVAILIAFIPLVSAAPAGTSESAVVAATKGWIGVKSVHGGNSRSGIDCSHLVYQVYKQTGAKDIVFQTVPNMKKNAYYVTTASPKPGDIIFWKKDITKNNRNYWLTSHVGIYIGSGQFIDTSFETKTVNTESVSGVYQEGMPYYARWNPGGSDDTDSDETPDNNDVNVPVAAFSMSPTSGKAPLNVAFTDKSTDATSWAWSFGDGSTSIEKNPKHTYSEAGNYNVVLTVNNEKGSNSKTQEVTVQSEPVPEKVDPVANFSADTTSGPAPLSVQFTDLSQNANEWNWDFGDGETSTEQSPDYTYFSAGNYTVILTVNNENGSSSKTLNINVEGEPDQEETLPVADFDADTTSGNAPLYVQFTDLSQNANEWHWNFGDGNTSTEQEPLYIYSSAGNYDVNLTVVNENKTSSKITTINVLEESNSSDSNSNSDTIGNSDSNSESDSNSDSDSNSESDSSSDSDSGRDSNSGGHSHKSGGSSGGIGGSPEPASNVQVKENLQNFIASGKDVNFNFTNNVTCVESITFRSTKTVGKTTTIVEELKNKSSLVSKLPEGIVYKSFNIWVGNGGYGNSKNIESSSVNFKVNTSWVNENNINKSSILLDWYDDEKKEWIQLPVNLTGEDDQFLHFTANVPGYSSFAITGTKDEGNTINAEPAQTAVNSTTGSNAGNTASISEGSNASNNSSSSTNTIENNVTEESTKSPGFSIISGVVCLFCVFLYRSKKR, from the coding sequence ATGAAGATTAAAAAATATCAACTAATAGCCATACTCCTTGTAGCTATCTTAATAGCATTCATACCCCTCGTATCAGCAGCTCCTGCAGGAACATCCGAGTCCGCGGTAGTAGCAGCCACAAAAGGCTGGATTGGAGTTAAATCCGTGCATGGAGGTAACAGCAGATCGGGCATTGATTGCTCTCATTTAGTATATCAAGTATACAAGCAAACCGGAGCCAAAGACATAGTTTTCCAAACTGTGCCTAACATGAAAAAAAATGCATATTATGTTACTACAGCTTCTCCGAAGCCCGGTGATATAATTTTTTGGAAAAAAGACATTACTAAAAACAACAGGAACTACTGGCTTACCAGTCACGTGGGAATATACATAGGGAGTGGGCAGTTCATAGATACATCTTTTGAGACAAAGACAGTTAACACAGAAAGTGTTAGTGGCGTGTATCAGGAAGGAATGCCGTATTATGCGAGATGGAACCCTGGTGGAAGCGATGACACGGATAGCGATGAAACTCCTGATAATAATGATGTAAACGTGCCGGTTGCTGCATTCTCTATGTCTCCTACCTCTGGAAAAGCTCCGTTGAATGTAGCATTTACTGATAAAAGTACGGATGCAACTTCCTGGGCATGGAGTTTTGGAGACGGAAGTACTTCGATAGAGAAAAACCCAAAGCATACCTACTCTGAAGCAGGAAACTATAACGTTGTCCTGACTGTAAATAATGAAAAGGGCTCAAATTCAAAAACTCAAGAAGTAACTGTTCAGAGCGAACCAGTTCCGGAAAAAGTGGATCCTGTAGCGAACTTTAGTGCAGATACCACGAGTGGCCCTGCTCCTCTTTCTGTGCAATTTACAGATCTATCGCAAAATGCGAACGAATGGAACTGGGATTTTGGAGACGGAGAAACTTCAACCGAGCAGAGCCCGGACTATACTTATTTCTCAGCAGGAAACTATACTGTTATCCTGACCGTAAATAATGAAAATGGCTCGAGCTCGAAAACCCTGAATATAAATGTTGAGGGAGAGCCGGATCAAGAAGAAACCCTTCCTGTAGCGGATTTTGATGCAGATACCACGAGCGGCAATGCACCTCTATATGTGCAATTTACAGATCTGTCGCAAAACGCAAACGAATGGCACTGGAATTTTGGAGACGGAAATACTTCAACCGAGCAGGAGCCGTTGTACATATATTCTTCAGCCGGAAACTATGATGTTAACCTGACAGTAGTTAATGAAAACAAAACGTCCTCGAAAATCACTACAATAAACGTACTGGAAGAAAGCAATTCAAGCGACAGCAACAGTAATAGTGACACTATCGGCAACAGTGACAGTAACAGCGAAAGTGATAGCAACAGCGACAGCGATAGTAATAGCGAAAGCGACAGTAGCAGTGATAGTGATAGTGGCCGTGACAGCAATAGTGGAGGACACAGCCACAAGAGCGGAGGTAGCAGTGGTGGCATTGGTGGGTCCCCCGAACCAGCCAGTAATGTCCAGGTAAAAGAAAATTTACAGAACTTTATTGCCAGTGGAAAGGATGTGAATTTTAATTTTACTAATAACGTAACCTGTGTTGAATCGATAACATTCAGATCAACAAAAACCGTAGGAAAGACCACTACAATAGTAGAGGAACTGAAAAATAAGTCAAGCCTGGTTTCCAAGCTTCCTGAAGGTATTGTCTACAAATCATTCAATATATGGGTTGGAAACGGCGGTTATGGCAACTCAAAGAATATTGAGAGTTCATCGGTCAATTTTAAAGTTAATACATCATGGGTAAACGAGAATAACATAAACAAGTCCTCAATTCTACTTGATTGGTACGATGACGAGAAAAAAGAATGGATACAACTGCCAGTAAATCTAACAGGTGAAGATGACCAGTTCTTGCATTTCACAGCAAATGTGCCTGGCTACTCTTCCTTCGCAATAACAGGCACAAAGGACGAAGGCAACACAATAAATGCAGAGCCTGCTCAAACAGCCGTAAATAGCACTACAGGCAGTAATGCAGGCAATACTGCAAGCATTAGTGAAGGTAGTAACGCAAGCAATAACTCAAGCAGCAGTACAAACACTATTGAAAATAATGTCACTGAAGAAAGTACAAAATCTCCGGGATTTAGTATAATCAGCGGCGTTGTATGTTTATTCTGTGTTTTCTTGTATAGAAGTAAGAAAAGATAA
- a CDS encoding TrpB-like pyridoxal phosphate-dependent enzyme, producing MEQTKIILDENEMPKQWYNVLSDFSSPIEPPLDPRTWEPIGPEALEPIFPKSLIKQEMSSERFIDIPDEILEIYRLWRPSPLYRAHRLEKLLKTPAKIYYKNEGVSPAGSHKTNTSIAQAYYNMKEGTERITTETGAGQWGSALSLACNYFDLECKVYMVRSSYYQKPYRKSMMTIWGGNVVPSPSEDTEFGRQTLKEQPETPGSLGIAISEAVEDAIEHDSTKYSLGSVLNHVMLHQTVIGAECKKQLEKVDTYPDIVIGCCGGGSNLAGVSLEFIKDRLEGKRNPRVIAVEPSACPSLTEGEYRYDFGDTAEMTPLLKMYTLDHKYVPPAIHAGGLRYHGASPIISKLCAEGLIEAVSYDQYPVFDAAVQFARTEGIVPAPESSHAIRCAIDEALKCKQTGEEKTILFNLSGHGHFDMSSYDKYFNKELV from the coding sequence ATGGAACAGACCAAGATTATCCTTGATGAAAACGAAATGCCTAAGCAGTGGTATAATGTCCTTTCAGACTTCTCTTCTCCTATCGAGCCACCTCTCGATCCCAGAACCTGGGAACCTATAGGTCCTGAAGCTCTTGAACCGATTTTCCCCAAAAGTCTCATTAAACAGGAAATGAGCAGTGAGAGGTTTATTGATATTCCCGATGAGATACTTGAGATTTACAGGCTATGGAGACCCAGCCCACTTTACAGGGCTCACAGGCTGGAAAAGCTTCTCAAAACTCCTGCAAAAATATACTATAAAAACGAAGGGGTAAGCCCTGCAGGCAGCCATAAGACAAATACCTCAATTGCCCAGGCCTATTATAACATGAAAGAAGGAACCGAAAGGATCACAACCGAAACCGGTGCAGGGCAGTGGGGAAGTGCATTGTCTCTTGCCTGCAACTACTTTGATCTCGAATGTAAAGTCTATATGGTCCGTTCCAGTTATTACCAGAAACCTTATCGTAAATCCATGATGACAATCTGGGGAGGAAATGTTGTGCCCTCTCCGAGTGAAGACACCGAATTCGGGAGACAGACCCTGAAGGAGCAGCCAGAAACACCGGGAAGTCTGGGAATAGCAATCAGTGAAGCCGTAGAAGATGCAATCGAACACGATAGCACGAAATACTCTCTGGGAAGTGTCCTCAACCATGTTATGCTCCATCAGACAGTAATCGGGGCTGAATGCAAGAAACAACTTGAGAAGGTTGACACCTATCCTGACATAGTTATAGGCTGCTGCGGAGGAGGAAGTAACCTTGCAGGAGTATCCCTTGAGTTTATTAAAGACAGGCTTGAAGGAAAGCGTAATCCGAGAGTAATCGCAGTCGAACCCTCGGCCTGTCCGTCCCTGACTGAAGGAGAATACAGATACGACTTTGGGGACACAGCCGAAATGACCCCGCTTCTAAAAATGTATACTCTGGACCACAAGTATGTGCCTCCTGCCATCCATGCAGGCGGGCTACGCTATCACGGAGCCTCTCCAATTATAAGTAAACTCTGTGCTGAAGGGCTTATTGAAGCTGTTTCATATGATCAGTACCCGGTGTTTGATGCTGCGGTTCAATTCGCACGGACCGAGGGTATAGTCCCTGCTCCGGAGTCTTCCCATGCTATCCGCTGCGCAATCGATGAAGCTCTCAAATGCAAACAAACCGGAGAAGAAAAAACAATACTTTTCAACCTCAGTGGACACGGGCATTTCGATATGAGTTCTTATGACAAGTATTTCAACAAGGAACTTGTCTGA
- the purF gene encoding amidophosphoribosyltransferase, with protein MKEECGVAGIILPGDRPQSNTVAFKLYYALYALQHRGQESTGIMVYDGTSSHSIKGMGLVPDVYNKDSLGHLIGNVGVGHVRYSTTGGSKIENCQPFILNFKGGAVAIAHNGNLVNARTLKDELECEGRIFISDSDTEVIGHLLVKELIRHDPIESIRNVMRKLVGSYSLVIHIDGAIYAVRDPLGLKPLCFGKVDCGYAVFSESVALDTLNGTLIRDVRPGEVIVFTGDGFESHQIGNEPHPAHCVFEFIYFARPDSIIDGKLVYKVRENIGRELAREHPVEADVVSPVPDSGITSAIGYARESGTKYLEGLMKNRYIGRTFILPGQELRETAVRLKMNAIQDNVKGKRVVLVDDSIVRGTTSRRIIDMVRRAGASEIHSRVGSPAIIAPCYLGIDMATRQELIASYKTVKEVESLINADSLGYLSIDGLMRALECDRSDMCLGCLTGEYPVEIPGENCIRKQTRLDDFDNKPESP; from the coding sequence TTGAAAGAAGAATGTGGCGTAGCAGGCATAATTCTACCAGGCGACAGGCCACAATCCAATACTGTCGCATTCAAGCTATATTACGCCTTGTATGCCCTCCAGCACAGAGGACAGGAATCCACTGGCATAATGGTATATGATGGTACATCCTCTCATTCCATTAAAGGCATGGGTCTTGTCCCTGATGTGTATAACAAAGATTCTCTGGGGCACCTGATCGGAAATGTAGGAGTAGGGCATGTCCGTTACTCAACTACCGGAGGATCAAAAATCGAGAACTGCCAGCCCTTTATCCTGAATTTCAAAGGAGGAGCAGTTGCAATTGCCCATAACGGGAACCTGGTTAATGCCAGAACGCTCAAGGACGAACTGGAGTGCGAAGGCCGTATCTTTATCAGTGATTCCGATACCGAAGTTATCGGCCACCTTCTTGTAAAAGAATTGATAAGACACGATCCTATAGAATCAATCCGGAATGTCATGCGCAAACTTGTTGGTTCCTATTCTCTTGTTATCCATATCGACGGCGCTATATACGCTGTGCGGGACCCTCTTGGGCTTAAACCGCTATGTTTCGGGAAAGTCGATTGTGGATATGCAGTCTTCTCGGAAAGCGTAGCCCTTGATACCCTTAATGGCACCCTTATCAGGGATGTACGGCCAGGTGAGGTAATAGTTTTTACGGGCGACGGCTTTGAGAGTCATCAGATAGGAAACGAGCCTCATCCTGCGCACTGTGTGTTTGAGTTCATTTATTTTGCAAGACCCGATTCTATTATTGACGGAAAACTGGTCTACAAAGTGCGGGAAAATATCGGGAGGGAGCTTGCAAGAGAGCATCCGGTAGAGGCTGATGTTGTTTCTCCTGTTCCGGACTCCGGGATTACTTCGGCAATTGGCTATGCCAGGGAATCAGGCACTAAATACCTCGAAGGCCTGATGAAGAACCGTTATATAGGGCGTACATTTATCCTGCCTGGCCAGGAGCTGCGTGAAACCGCAGTCCGACTTAAAATGAATGCTATCCAGGATAATGTCAAAGGCAAACGTGTGGTTCTGGTTGACGACAGTATTGTCAGGGGTACAACCTCAAGGCGGATTATAGATATGGTCCGCAGGGCAGGTGCGTCAGAAATTCATTCAAGAGTAGGGAGCCCTGCAATTATTGCTCCCTGCTATCTGGGTATAGATATGGCTACTCGGCAGGAACTTATTGCTTCTTATAAAACCGTAAAAGAGGTTGAAAGCCTTATTAACGCGGATTCCCTCGGATATCTGAGTATTGACGGACTTATGAGGGCTCTTGAATGCGATAGGAGTGACATGTGCCTTGGCTGCCTCACAGGCGAGTATCCTGTAGAAATCCCTGGAGAAAACTGCATACGAAAACAGACACGTCTGGACGACTTCGACAATAAACCGGAAAGTCCCTGA
- a CDS encoding 50S ribosomal protein L37e encodes MSKGTASMGKRQKRTHAKCRRCGSVSFNVHTKQCTSCGFGKTSRIRAYKWQAKCKY; translated from the coding sequence ATGAGTAAAGGTACGGCATCAATGGGAAAAAGGCAGAAACGCACACATGCTAAATGCAGGCGCTGTGGAAGTGTTTCTTTTAACGTGCATACAAAACAGTGTACTTCATGTGGTTTTGGAAAAACATCTCGTATAAGAGCTTACAAGTGGCAGGCAAAGTGCAAGTATTAA
- the thiD gene encoding bifunctional hydroxymethylpyrimidine kinase/phosphomethylpyrimidine kinase, translating to MTEKPLKVKTPIVLTIAGSDSGGGAGIAADLKTFAALGVHGTCAITSVTAQNTTGVLKAFDLTPETVASQIEAVCTDMEVRWAKSGMLASSEIVREVAKEVRKHELSLVLDPVIAAEAGGNLLRKEALSVLAEELLPFCKVTTPNASEAGALAGMTVKTPEDAKVAARKIADLGVEAVIVTGGHLDATDLIYEADSETFTRVPGTFVKGGTHGTGCTYSAAVTAFLASGEDLEGAARKAKKFVEQAILRSRPAGRGVSPVNQLGAVLEEKERYLVLRELKDAVSILEGSPDFSKLIPEVGCNIGMAIPEADSYEDIAAVEGRIVRHRGRAVSVGCVDFGASRHVARIILSSLRYNPEIRAAINVKYSMELLAACKEMKLGISSFDRAEEPENTSTMDWGTAEAIKKYGSVPKVIYDKGGSGKEPMIRLLGGCATEVAKLAVELAEKIQ from the coding sequence ATGACCGAAAAACCCTTAAAAGTGAAAACTCCAATCGTTCTGACTATTGCAGGCTCGGACTCAGGAGGAGGAGCCGGGATTGCTGCGGATCTGAAGACTTTTGCCGCTCTTGGAGTGCACGGGACCTGCGCTATTACATCGGTTACCGCACAGAATACTACCGGAGTGTTGAAAGCCTTTGACCTCACTCCTGAAACCGTAGCCAGTCAGATTGAAGCGGTCTGCACAGATATGGAGGTCAGGTGGGCAAAAAGCGGTATGCTTGCCTCATCGGAGATCGTAAGGGAAGTTGCAAAAGAAGTCAGGAAACATGAGCTTTCTCTTGTGCTGGACCCCGTTATAGCTGCTGAAGCAGGAGGGAACCTGCTGCGAAAAGAAGCTCTCTCTGTCCTTGCTGAAGAACTGCTGCCCTTCTGTAAGGTTACGACACCCAACGCGTCCGAAGCAGGTGCACTTGCTGGCATGACTGTCAAAACACCTGAAGACGCAAAAGTTGCAGCCAGGAAAATTGCAGACCTGGGTGTTGAAGCTGTCATTGTTACAGGAGGACATCTGGACGCCACGGACCTGATTTATGAGGCTGACTCTGAGACTTTTACCCGTGTTCCAGGCACTTTTGTTAAAGGAGGAACACACGGTACTGGCTGCACTTACTCTGCGGCAGTGACTGCCTTCTTAGCCTCAGGAGAGGACCTGGAAGGAGCTGCAAGGAAAGCAAAGAAATTCGTTGAACAGGCAATTCTCAGGAGTCGCCCTGCAGGCAGGGGAGTAAGTCCTGTAAACCAGCTTGGAGCAGTTCTGGAGGAAAAAGAACGCTATCTGGTTTTAAGAGAATTAAAAGACGCAGTCTCGATTCTTGAAGGCAGCCCTGATTTTTCAAAACTCATTCCCGAAGTAGGCTGTAACATCGGAATGGCTATTCCCGAGGCTGACAGCTACGAAGACATTGCAGCCGTTGAAGGCAGGATAGTAAGGCACAGAGGACGGGCAGTTTCTGTAGGCTGTGTGGATTTTGGGGCAAGTCGACATGTAGCAAGGATCATTCTCTCGTCACTTCGATATAATCCTGAAATAAGGGCAGCAATTAACGTAAAGTACTCCATGGAATTACTTGCAGCCTGTAAAGAAATGAAACTTGGAATTTCTTCTTTTGACAGGGCTGAAGAACCGGAAAACACCAGTACTATGGACTGGGGTACAGCCGAAGCAATCAAAAAGTACGGAAGTGTGCCGAAAGTCATCTATGATAAAGGTGGCTCAGGAAAAGAACCAATGATACGCCTGCTAGGGGGATGTGCCACTGAAGTGGCAAAACTTGCTGTGGAGCTTGCAGAAAAGATACAGTAA
- a CDS encoding DUF1699 family protein: protein MKIRVVSSREEIPTLNPNEKVIHLAFRPSNKDVFMLAETCPKIEAIQLPKSYRRTVSKSIEMFLEMQKINLLEGDVWGHRKDINEYYNVSQNVLEKIQELKADRFTNEVIAEKLSRESKLNSDMILYILSKRIMD from the coding sequence ATGAAGATAAGAGTAGTTAGTTCACGGGAGGAAATTCCTACCCTGAACCCGAATGAAAAGGTTATCCACCTTGCTTTCAGACCATCTAACAAGGACGTATTCATGCTTGCAGAAACATGCCCTAAAATTGAAGCTATACAGCTTCCTAAATCTTACAGAAGGACAGTTTCCAAGTCAATTGAAATGTTCCTGGAGATGCAGAAGATAAATCTTCTGGAAGGAGATGTATGGGGACACAGAAAAGACATAAACGAATATTATAATGTATCTCAGAACGTTCTTGAGAAAATTCAGGAATTAAAAGCCGACCGGTTTACCAATGAGGTTATCGCTGAAAAGCTTTCGAGAGAAAGTAAATTAAATTCGGATATGATCCTTTATATTCTGAGCAAAAGAATTATGGATTAA
- a CDS encoding DUF1699 family protein — protein sequence MKIRVISSRNEILSLNPNEKIVHFAFRPSNKDIFLLVETCPKLEIIQLPKSYRKTVSRAIEMFLEMQKVQLVEGDVWGHRKDIHEYYTVPDSIISKIRNMKAEGISDEKIAEKIAYESKLSPEMISYVLNKKNLE from the coding sequence ATGAAAATAAGAGTCATCAGTTCAAGAAATGAAATTCTGTCACTGAATCCAAATGAAAAAATCGTTCACTTTGCATTCAGGCCATCAAATAAAGACATTTTCCTGCTTGTTGAGACCTGTCCGAAACTGGAGATAATTCAGCTTCCAAAATCATACAGAAAAACAGTTTCAAGAGCCATAGAGATGTTTCTGGAAATGCAAAAGGTTCAACTTGTGGAAGGAGATGTATGGGGACATAGAAAAGACATTCATGAGTACTATACTGTTCCTGATTCAATAATTTCAAAAATAAGAAACATGAAAGCTGAGGGTATTTCCGATGAAAAAATCGCAGAGAAAATAGCATATGAAAGCAAACTTAGTCCTGAAATGATTTCTTACGTTCTAAACAAAAAAAATTTGGAATAA
- a CDS encoding MarR family winged helix-turn-helix transcriptional regulator, with product MKEEKIKETVKLQFEIINLFQKNFAKIFHKPGESPYNLNKNQNRAIMIIGSIDNIMPTTLGKCLDLQKGSLTSMIDALEREGLVCRKKDPQDRRKTLISLTENGIAYRDWFMGELEENASEILRKLDEEDILAYKESLQIMLATLKKLDDTIRTKTVS from the coding sequence ATGAAGGAAGAGAAGATAAAAGAAACAGTAAAACTCCAGTTTGAGATAATCAATCTGTTTCAAAAAAATTTTGCTAAAATTTTTCACAAACCAGGGGAGAGTCCTTATAACCTCAATAAAAATCAGAATAGAGCAATTATGATTATTGGGTCAATAGACAACATTATGCCTACAACCCTGGGAAAATGTCTTGATCTTCAGAAGGGAAGCTTGACAAGTATGATCGATGCTCTGGAAAGAGAAGGGCTTGTTTGCAGGAAAAAAGACCCCCAGGATAGGAGAAAAACCCTTATTTCTCTCACCGAAAATGGAATAGCTTACAGAGACTGGTTCATGGGAGAACTTGAAGAAAATGCTTCAGAGATTCTCAGAAAGCTGGACGAAGAGGACATCCTTGCATACAAGGAGAGCCTGCAAATAATGCTTGCAACGCTGAAGAAGCTTGATGACACAATTCGAACAAAAACAGTATCGTAA
- a CDS encoding secondary thiamine-phosphate synthase enzyme YjbQ has protein sequence MKLKIDTSKRIELVDITSQVQEEIRKSEISEGICLISTRHTTAGIIINENENGLKDDILNLLNKLVPADAGYRHDRIDNNADSHLKAVLLGASEALPVSEGKLELGTWQRIFFAEMDGPRSRIINVTLLRA, from the coding sequence TTGAAACTTAAAATTGATACGTCCAAACGCATTGAACTGGTTGATATCACTTCACAAGTTCAGGAAGAAATAAGGAAAAGCGAAATATCTGAAGGCATATGCCTTATCAGCACACGACATACCACTGCAGGCATCATAATAAATGAGAATGAAAACGGACTGAAAGACGACATTCTCAATCTTTTAAACAAACTGGTCCCTGCCGATGCAGGGTACAGGCACGACCGCATAGATAACAATGCAGACTCCCATCTTAAAGCAGTACTGCTTGGAGCAAGCGAGGCCCTGCCTGTTTCGGAAGGAAAACTTGAGCTTGGGACCTGGCAGAGAATCTTTTTTGCCGAAATGGATGGGCCAAGAAGCAGGATAATTAATGTTACACTTTTAAGAGCTTAA
- the hisD gene encoding histidinol dehydrogenase, with amino-acid sequence MVMMLFKKLSDVSEVEMQKLLSRGSGLEDVAKTVSAVLSDVRTKGDAALREYTAKFDKVELANFEVSEEELQQALSSISPELLDHLKSAAANIRAFHEAQLPEAIWFMELKPGIVLGQKATPLESVGAYAPGGRASYPSTVLMTVIPARVAGVEQVIVCTPPRPDGSVHPLTLAAAKVAGADKVFKLGGAQAIGAMAYGTETVPKVDKIVGPGNVFVTSAKMQIRDVAEIDFPAGPSEVLIIADESADAVMAASDIIAQAEHDPNSLSILITSSDTLAEAVNKEVLVQAEQTARSSIVKASLKNAAILIADSLEQCIGFSNKFAPEHLEIMVSDPDFVLDRIKNAGSIFIGNYSPVPVGDYASGTNHVLPTSGYARVYSGLNINHFIKYSSIQRISKSGLESLKETVIALAEEEGLQAHADAIRTRFGYKPSK; translated from the coding sequence ATGGTCATGATGTTATTCAAAAAGTTGTCTGATGTTTCGGAAGTTGAAATGCAGAAATTGCTCTCCCGGGGGTCCGGGCTAGAGGATGTAGCGAAAACTGTTTCAGCTGTGCTTTCGGATGTGCGTACTAAAGGAGACGCCGCGCTCAGGGAATATACGGCTAAATTCGATAAAGTTGAACTTGCAAACTTTGAGGTGAGTGAAGAGGAACTTCAACAGGCTCTCTCCAGCATAAGTCCCGAGCTTCTGGATCACCTCAAATCCGCAGCTGCAAACATTAGGGCTTTCCATGAAGCTCAGCTTCCGGAAGCTATCTGGTTTATGGAACTCAAACCAGGGATCGTACTGGGTCAAAAGGCAACGCCTCTGGAAAGTGTAGGTGCGTATGCTCCAGGAGGCCGTGCTTCTTATCCTTCAACTGTGCTCATGACTGTAATCCCTGCCAGGGTTGCAGGAGTGGAGCAGGTTATAGTCTGTACGCCTCCAAGGCCGGATGGCTCCGTGCACCCGCTTACACTTGCTGCCGCAAAGGTTGCTGGAGCGGATAAAGTTTTCAAACTCGGAGGCGCGCAGGCTATAGGGGCAATGGCTTATGGGACAGAAACGGTTCCAAAAGTGGATAAAATCGTAGGGCCTGGAAATGTTTTTGTCACGTCTGCTAAAATGCAGATCAGGGACGTTGCGGAAATCGATTTTCCGGCAGGCCCAAGCGAGGTACTTATTATTGCAGATGAATCGGCAGATGCCGTTATGGCAGCTTCGGACATTATTGCACAGGCCGAACATGATCCGAATTCACTCTCGATACTCATCACAAGTTCGGATACGCTGGCGGAAGCTGTAAACAAAGAGGTTCTGGTTCAGGCAGAACAGACTGCAAGAAGCAGCATTGTAAAGGCTTCTCTTAAGAATGCCGCAATTCTTATTGCAGATTCCCTGGAACAATGTATTGGCTTTAGCAATAAGTTTGCTCCCGAACACCTTGAGATAATGGTATCGGACCCTGACTTCGTACTTGACAGGATTAAAAATGCAGGATCGATTTTTATAGGAAACTATTCTCCTGTTCCTGTTGGGGATTATGCCTCAGGGACAAATCACGTGCTTCCTACATCCGGATACGCCAGAGTTTACTCAGGTCTGAATATAAATCATTTTATTAAATACTCAAGTATTCAGAGAATCAGCAAGAGTGGGCTTGAAAGTCTGAAAGAAACTGTAATCGCATTAGCCGAGGAAGAGGGTCTACAGGCACATGCTGATGCTATAAGAACTCGTTTTGGGTATAAACCCTCTAAATAA